A stretch of the Actinoalloteichus fjordicus genome encodes the following:
- a CDS encoding DUF3073 domain-containing protein, which yields MGRGRAKAKQTKVARELKYSTHATDFDALQRELSGGESSGKRSDDDRPGDSYDDRYDEYRG from the coding sequence ATGGGGCGCGGCCGAGCTAAGGCCAAGCAGACGAAGGTGGCCCGGGAGCTCAAGTACAGCACCCATGCCACGGACTTCGACGCTCTGCAGCGCGAGCTGTCAGGCGGCGAGTCCTCTGGCAAGCGGTCCGATGATGACCGACCCGGAGACTCGTACGACGACCGGTACGACGAATATCGAGGTTGA